A single region of the Pyricularia oryzae 70-15 chromosome 4, whole genome shotgun sequence genome encodes:
- a CDS encoding minor extracellular protease vpr, whose amino-acid sequence MRAMLRRLVFLVSLAAGVIAPVKATQDGDRFIVEYAKHVRRHEAQAFASTVSVVASWENEVFRGAAVDSASHTLESLQALPEVERAWYNREIPLENAGLTRYYADDSVYLNYSTHRATGVEALHQQGILGQGALVGIIDTGIDYTHDALGGGIGAGFKVAGGYDFVGDGDWPKGPKQPSTDPRDRSGHGTHVAGIVAGNSTLFKGVAPEATIYAYKVLANQGCTDDATLVDAFMRAYEDGMDVISASIGGTGGWADNPVAVIASRLVDLDVVVTIAQGNKGFAGPFHGGTGSEGKNVIAVGSVNAASGAMSSFKATFWELDGSRKTVNIGYLPGNGYWGGPRGWRIVPMTLDSKVTDDACTPYPPGTANLTGVIPLVRRGTCSPDVKKNNLLALGAAYVLMYNDGREMGQPYTTDFDNYIATISSDDGEDIVQAVAAGLEVTADFSDGYVPFVSWPRTKGNYPSDFTSWGGSNDLGFKPDISAPGGDIFSTWPDNLYGTSSGTSMATPYVAGVAALYIGKHGGREKYGPGFARMLSRRIISSGEGVPWFDGLADDMFAPTAQLGAGLVNAVKVVGSTTTLDFDPVALNDTANFAATHRIKVRNGADGPVTYNFSLVAHAGVNIHHELDSSGFSPRIKALEELSPAKMVATASLPDPLTLQPGESQEVSVTFDRPTFGAARNLPLYGGKILISRGDSDEVLGVPYMGLAADLKAEMADMFMRDTPRATHFWTLETLDDRPALNFSLWRDVDFLLLEPQLKWATRELRFDVFGPGYDERRWSWPPVVGVNGYVGSAAYYALSSATSWNPYANPDPMDVIPFPVRNVYRNAVTTDYRYSYMWQGVLANGSQIERGSYKMRFAALKPFGDPNKSEDWSVYVRPFEVLGKFGPRPY is encoded by the exons ATGCGCGCCATGCTCCGCCGCCTGGTTTTTCTGGTGTCGCTCGCAGCCGGCGTCATTGCCCCGGTCAAAGCGACCCAGGACGGCGACCGCTTCATCGTCGAGTACGCCAAGCACGTGCGGCGCCACGAGGCCCAGGCGTTCGCCTCCACGGTCTCCGTGGTTGCGTCGTGGGAGAACGAGGTCTTCAGGGGCGCCGCCGTAGATTCCGCGAGTCACACCCTCGAGTCGCTACAGGCCCTGCCAGAGGTTGAACGTGCCTGGTACAACCGCGAGATCCCTCTCGAGAACGCAGGCCTGACTAGGTATTATGCCGACGACTCTGTCTACCTCAACTACTCGACCCACCGCGCCACCGGGGTCGAAGCCTTGCACCAGCAGGGCATCTTGGGGCAGGGCGCATTGGTTGGTATTATCGACACGGGTATCGATTATACTCATGATGCG CTGGGTGGCGGGATCGGGGCTGGCTTCAAGGTGGCCGGCGGTTACGACTTTGTGGGAGACGGCGATTGGCCAAAGGGCCCCAAGCAGCCAAGCACCGACCCCAGGGACAGATCTGGTCATGGGACCCACGTCGCCGGCATCGTCGCCGGCAACTCGACCCTGTTCAAGGGAGTGGCGCCCGAAGCAACAATATACGCCTACAAGGTTCTGGCAAACCAGGGCTGCACCGATGATGCCACGCTCGTCGACGCCTTCATGCGGGCGTACGAGGACGGCATGGATGTCATCAGCGCCAGCATCGGCGGTACCGGCGGCTGGGCCGACAACCCGGTGGCCGTCATCGCCTCTCGCCTCGTCGACCTGGACGTCGTGGTAACCATCGCCCAGGGCAACAAGGGCTTTGCTGGACCGTTCCACGGCGGCACCGGGTCCGAGGGTAAAAACGTCATCGCGGTGGGCTCCGTGAACGCCGCGTCGGGCGCCATGTCGAGCTTCAAAGCCACGTTTTGGGAACTCGACGGCTCCAGGAAGACGGTCAATATTGGCTACCTGCCCGGCAACGGTTACTGGGGAGGACCCAGAGGCTGGCGCATTGTTCCGATGACGCTGGATAGCAAAGTGACCGATGATGCTTGTACGCCCTACCCTCCGGGCACGGCCAATCTTACCGGTGTCATTCCTCTGGTCCGTCGCGGCACTTGCTCGCCCGACGTCAAGAAGAACAACCTGCTCGCGCTTGGTGCCGCCTACGTGCTGATGTACAATGACGGAAGAGAAATGGGGCAGCCCTACACGACCGACTTTGACAACTACATCGCCACTATATccagcgacgacggcgaggacaTTGTCCAAGCCGTGGCTGCAGGCCTCGAGGTGACTGCCGACTTTTCCGACGGCTATGTGCCCTTTGTAAGCTGGCCACGCACAAAGGGCAATTACCCAAGCGACTTTACCTCGTGGGGCGGCAGCAACGATCTCGGCTTCAAGCCCGACATCTCAGCGCCAGGCGGCGACATTTTTAGCACCTGGCCCGACAACCTCTACGGAACTTCGAGCGGCACCAGCATGGCGACGCCATATGTCGCCGGGGTGGCCGCGCTGTACATTGGCAAGCACGGCGGTAGGGAAAAATACGGGCCCGGGTTCGCCAGGATGCTCTCTCGGCGCATCATCTCGAGCGGCGAGGGGGTTCCTTGGTTCGacggcctggccgacgacatGTTTGCCCCGACGGCGCAGCTGGGTGCCGGGCTGGTCAACGCGGTCAAGGTGGTGggctcgacgacgacgctcGACTTTGACCCGGTGGCGCTCAACGACACGGCCAACTTTGCCGCCACGCACCGCATCAAGGTGCGCAACGGCGCCGACGGGCCCGTCACGTACAACTTTTCCCTGGTGGCGCACGCCGGCGTCAACATCCACCACGAGCTCGACTCGTCGGGCTTCTCACCCCGCATCAAGGCGCTCGAGGAGCTGTCGCCGGCCAAGATGGTGGCGACGGCGTCCCTCCCGGACCCGCTGACCCTGCAGCCGGGCGAGTCCCAGGAGGTCAGCGTCACGTTCGACAGGCCGACGTTTGGCGCCGCGCGCAACCTGCCCCTGTACGGCGGCAAGATCCTCATCAGCCGCGGCGACAGCGACGAGGTGCTGGGCGTGCCGTACATGGGGCTGGCGGCGGACCTCAAGGCCGAGATGGCCGACATGTTCATGCGGGACACGCCCAGGGCGACGCACTTTTGGACGCTCGAGACGCTGGACGACAGGCCCGCGCTCAACTTTAGCCTGTGGCGGGACGTTGACTTTTTGCTGCTGGAGCCGCAGCTCAAGTGGGCGACGCGGGAGCTGCGGTTCGACGTGTTTGGTCCCGGGTACGACGAGCGCCGCTGGAGCTGGCCGCCCGTCGTCGGCGTCAACGGGTACGTGGGCTCGGCGGCGTACTATGCCTTGTCTAGCGCCACCAGCTGGAACCCCTATGCCAATCCGGATCCCATGGACGTGATCCCGTTCCCGGTGCGGAATGTGTACCGCAACGCCGTCACGACCGACTACAGGTACAGCTACATGTGGCAGGGAGTGCTGGCTAACGGGTCGCAGATCGAGCGGGGCAGCTACAAGATGCGCTTTGCGGCGTTGAAGCCGTTTGGGGACCCGAACAAGTCTGAGGATTGGTCCGTCTACGTGCGCCCGTTTGAGGTGTTGGGCAAATTTGGGCCAAGGCCTTATTAG
- a CDS encoding fungal cellulose binding domain-containing protein → MKTSTLLSATLLGLLPGALGQAAHWGQCGGQGWSGPTTCASGSCCVASNQWYAQCIPGGNCGGGGTNPPTNPPTNPPTNPPTNPPTNPPTNPPTNPPSTGDRSAGCGKAPITSGTKSINVNGRNRQYILRVPNNYDSNKPYRLIFGFHWLGGNMDDVATGRTVQAGTWDYYGLRRLADENAIFVAPNGLNAGWGNAGGEDVAFVDALARNLEDDLCVNPRLRFATGFNFGGAINYAFACSRNSVFCAVSVIAGGPMSGCEGGTAPVPYLGIHGLRDNVLPIATGRQLRDRFVANNGCTPQNPPEPAQGSLRHVKTVYGGCRDGFPLTWIAYDGGHVAAPADGTAGDNGSTTFAPAETWAFFEQFS, encoded by the exons ATGAAGACATCGACTCTGCTGAGTGCCACCCTCTTAGGTTTACTTCCAGGTGCACTAGGACAGGCTGCCCACTGGGGTCAAT GTGGTGGCCAGGGTTGGTCTGGGCCGACAACCTGTGCCTCAGGATCCTGCTGCGTCGCTTCCAACCAGTGGTACGCTCAGTGTATTCCTGGTGGTAActgtggcggtggcggcacGAACCCTCCTACCAACCCACCGACCAACCCTCCGACGAATCCGCCTACCAACCCGCCTACCAACCCGCCTACCAACCCGCCTACCAACCCTCCTAGCACCGGCGACCGATCCGCCGGCTGCGGCAAAGCTCCCATCACCTCGGGGACCAAGAGCATCAACGTCAACGGCAGGAACCGCCAGTACATCCTGCGGGTGCCAAACAACTACGACAGCAACAAGCCT TACCGCCTGATCTTTGGCTTCCACTGGCTGGGCGGCAACATGGACGACGTGGCCACGGGCCGCACCGTGCAGGCCGGCACGTGGGACTACTACGGCCTGCGGCGGCTCGCCGACGAGAACGCCATCTTTGTGGCGCCCAACGGCCTCAACGCCGGCTGGGGCAACGCCGGAGGCGAAGACGTGGCCTTTGTCGACGCCCTCGCCCGCAACCTCGAGGACGACCTTTGCGTAAACCCGAGGTTGCGCTTCGCCACGGGTTTTAATTTCGGCGGCGCCATAAATTACGCGTTCGCCTGCAGCCGCAATAGCGTGTTTTGCGCCGTTTCCGTTATTGCGGGTGGGCCAATGTC CGGCTGCGAAGGCGGAACCGCGCCGGTCCCCTACCTCGGTATCCACGGCCTGCGCGACAACGTGCTCCCCATCGCGACGGGCCGGCAGTTGCGCGACAGGTTCGTCGCCAACAACGGCTGCACGCCCCAGAACCCTCCCGAGCCGGCGCAGGGCAGCCTCCGCCACGTAAAGACGGTGTACGGCGGCTGCCGCGACGGGTTCCCGCTGACCTGGATCGCGTACGACGGCGGGCACGTCGCGGCGCCCGCGGATGGCACCGCTGGCGATAATGGCAGCACGACGTTTGCGCCGGCGGAGACGTGGGCTTTTTTTGAGCAGTTTAGTTAG
- a CDS encoding phosphatidylinositol transfer protein SFH5 yields MSEAEKKATIASGAEAAAPVAAQPPADSTAVVADASTIAVSTETAQEKAGKDETPAPIAAIAEPAASEAAAAPEESAPAAAAVVPKEPAAASEETKAPAAETAATPAPAAATSAAPEATKEKDAADAPAAAEKTGVAKLWEVCQAHEHKEIWGVTLQDPSSDVPTEIVLTKFLNANDGDVPKAVDQLTKTLDWRNKMKPLELLKKSFSRAKFGGLGYVTNHSEAADSKDPALKEVFTWNIYGNVKSMEETFGDLQQFIEWRVALMELALQELNIAGASAPHTITAENDPYKIYQVHDYKSISFLRQPASVKAASKETISVFSTVYPELLKEKFFVNVPVVMGFMYGLMKLFVAPKTLKKFHPMSDGGALAREFGGSKVKTLGDAMPKEYGGKGEELKATGKETMLD; encoded by the exons ATGTcagaagccgagaagaaaGCAACGATCGCATCCggggccgaggcggcggcaccTGTAGCCGCCCAGCCGCCTGCAGACTCGACCGCCGTGGTCGCCGACGCTTCAACCATCGCCGTGTCGACCGAGACCGCCCAGGAGAAGGCCGGCAAGGACGAGACGCCAGCGCCGATTGCGGCTATTGCTGAGCCGGCTGCCTCCGAAGCCGCCGCTGCACCCGAGGAGTCTGCACCTGCCGCTGCAGCAGTCGTGCCAAAGGAGCCCGCCGCGGCAAGCGAGGAGACGAAAGCGCCGGCCGCCGAGACGGCCGCAACACCGGCTCCCGCAGCCGCCACCTCTGCCGCACCCGAGGCGACCAAGGAGAAAGATGCCGCCGACGCACCGGCCGCTGCCGAGAAGACCGGGGTGGCCAAGCTCTGGGAGGTCTGCCAGGCGCACGAACACAAGGAGATATGGGGCGTGACCCTGCAAGACCCGAGCAGCGACGTGCCGACCGAGATCGTCCTGACCAAGTTCCTCAACGCCAACGATGGCGACGTCCCCAAGGCTGTGGATCAGCTCACCAAGACGCTCGACTGGCGCAACAAGATGAAGCCGCTGGAGCTTCTCAAAAAGTCCTTCTCCAGGGCCAAGTTTGGCGGTCTGGGCTACGTCACCAACCACAGCGAAGCGGCGGACTCCAAGGACCCCGCGCTGAAGGAGGTGTTCACATGGAACATCTACGGCAATGTCAAGTCGATGGAAGAGACCTTTGGGGATCTTCAACA ATTCATCGAATGGCGGGTCGCCCTCATGGAGCTCGCGCTACAGGAGCTCAACATCGCCGGCGCATCGGCGCCGCACACCATCACGGCCGAAAACGACCCGTACAAGATCTACCAGGTGCACGACTACAAGTCCATCAGCTTCCTGAGGCAGCCGGCGAGCGTCAAGGCGGCCTCCAAGGAGACCATCTCGGTCTTCTCGACCGTCTACCCGGAGCTGCTCAAGGAGAAGTTCTTTGTCAACGTGCCCGTCGTCATGGGCTTCATGTACGGCCTGATGAAGCTCTTTGTCGCGCCCAAGACGCTCAAGAAGTTCCACCCGATGAGCGACGGTGGGGCGCTGGCCCGCGAGTTTGGCGGATCCAAGGTCAAGACCCTGGGCGACGCGATGCCCAAGGAGTATGGCGGCAAGGGcgaggagctcaaggccaCCGGAAAGGAAACGATGCTCGACTGA
- a CDS encoding ABC transporter CDR4: MSQPVEDPSHDQARNDNAQTTTDTGNASMPKTNGHDQESSATGISSSPADTLMDKEKQAAPTPEPSTEKAAVPDPAASVASDTAEDEFFDDNDSEQRRRNEMVQQLARTYTSRSNASAAADEYGNANPFLIASEDPDSPLNPSGNNFKAYAWAKAIAGMVAAEGGSFRTIGICFQNMNVFGFGAATDFQKTVSNVWLEAANMLRTAVGMGKTTRIDILRGFNGVVRNGEMLVVLGPPGSGCSTFLKTIAGETNGLNVDQSAYFNYQGLSAEEMHKRHRGEAIYTAEVDVHFPQLSVGDTLTFAANARAPRRGPPGVSKTLFANHIRDVVMAIFGISHTINTRVGNEYIRGVSGGERKRVTIAEAALSGAPLQCWDNSTRGLDSANAIEFCKTLRLQTRLFQTTACVSIYQAPQSAYDMFDKAVVLYEGYQIYFGPADEAKQYFVNLGFECPARATTPDFLTSMTAPHERIVRPGFEGKAPRTPEEFAIAWENSAEYTALQADIEEYKSSHPINGPDAEAFRKSRAAQQGRGQRPNSPYTLSFYQQTKLCLWRGWKRLLGDPTLTVGALFANTLMALVISSIFFNLQMTTSSFFQRGALLFFACLLNGFAAALEILILFAQRPIVEKHDRYALYHPSAEAVASMLCDMPYKVFNAIVFNLVLYFMANLRREPGAFFFYLLISFATVLAMSMMFRTIASMSRSLSQAMVPAAAIILILIIFTGFVIPLDYMLPWCRWLNYIDILAYSFESLLINEFAGQRYTCTEFVPRAEFPGYGDLSGTNRVCQAVGSVAGQPFVKGEDYLYSSFRYESANKWRNFGILIAFMIFFLFTYMVAAENVREKKSKGEVLVFRRGQRPAAIKDAKTDPEAGPPKVGGAVVAANMTGENAGFIQRQTSTFGWRDVCYEVQIKKETRRILDHVDGWVKPGTLTALMGVSGAGKTTLLDCLADRTSMGVITGEMLVDGHQRDASFQRKTGYVQQQDLHLQTTTVREALNFSALLRQPAHVPRAEKLAYVDEVIRLLDMQEYADAVVGVPGEGLNVEQRKRLTIGVELAAKPPLLLFVDEPTSGLDSQTSWAILDLLEKLTKSGQAILCTIHQPSAMLFQRFDRLLFLAKGGKTVYFGDIGENSKIMTDYFERNGGFPCPHDANPAEWMLEVIGASPGTTSDIDWHQAWRESPECADVHAELDRLKEQVPNTPPPTEDKASYREFAAPFHQQIYAVTHRVFQQYWRTPSYIYAKAALCAVTALFIGFVFYDAPNTQQGLQNQMFAIFNILTVFGQLVQQTMPHFVIQRDLYEVRERPSKVYSWKVFMLSQIIVEIPWNSLMAVIMFFCWYYPVGLERNAILADQVTERGALAFLYLWGFLIFTSTFTDLMIAGFETAEAGGNIANLFFSLCLIFCGVLANPDTMPRFWIFMYRVSPFTYIVSGLLSVAVANSEVRCASNEFLHFDPLNGTCAEFMRNYINGTTIPGLGRIPGAGGYLRPDTESSRSNCAFCPIKDTNIFLQGAHANYNDRWRNFGLIFVYIIFNIIAALFVYWAVRVPKKKLGGKDAAAGVGAGAGAARASASNEKGKMQREKGEVEGLTTAVLGTSVAGSDAPMTTTTEGEGERAKRRTSGDEVVR, translated from the exons ATGTCTCAACCCGTGGAGGACCCGAGCCACGACCAAGCACGCAACGACAACGCGCAAACAACAACCGATACTGGCAACGCCAGCATGCCCAAAACGAACGGCCATGACCAGGAGAGCTCCGCCACCGGTATCAGCTCCTCGCCGGCCGACACGTTGATGGACAAGGAGAAACAAGCAGCACCCACACCCGAACCCTCGACCGAGAAGGCTGCCGTGCCTGACCCCGCGGCCTCGGTCGCGAGTGACACAGCCGAGGATGAGTTCTTTGATGACAACGACTCGGAGCAGAGGCGGCGGAACGAGATGGTACAGCAGCTAGCGCGCACCTACACGTCCCGATCTAACGCGTCGGCCGCCGCTGATGAATATGGCAACGCAAACCCCTTCCTGATTGCCAGCGAGGACCCGGACTCGCCCCTGAACCCGAGCGGCAACAACTTCAAGGCCTACGCCTGGGCCAAGGCCATTGCAGGCATGGTCGCGGCCGAGGGCGGTTCATTCCGTACCATTGGTATTTGCTTCCAGAACATGAACGTTTTCGGCTTTGGCGCCGCGACGGATTTCCAAAAGACCGTGTCCAACGTCTGGCTCGAGGCGGCAAACATGCTCAGGACGGCGGTGGGCATGGGCAAGACAACAAGAATTGACATCCTGCGGGGTTTCAATGGCGTGGTACGAAACGGCGAGATGTTGGTTGTGCTGGGTCCACCTGGTTCCGGGTGCAGTACATTCCTCAAAACAATTGCCGGCGAGACAAATGGGCTGAACGTCGACCAGAGCGCCTACTTTAACTACCAGG GGTTGTCGGCAGAGGAAATGCACAAACGTCACCGAGGAGAGGCAATCTACACTGCAGAAGTTG ATGTGCATTTCCCACAGCTGTCGGTTGGGGATACCCTTACCTTTGCTGCGAACGCAAGAGCTCCCCGCAGGGGCCCTCCAGGGGTCTCCAAGACGCTCTTCGCAAACCATATTCGCGATGTTGTCATGGCAATATTCGGAATCTCACACACCATTAATACCCGCGTCGGCAATGAATATATCCGCGGTGTCTCTGGTGGCGAGAGAAAACGTGTGACCATCGCAGAAGCTGCATTGTCCGGCGCGCCCCTGCAATGTTGGGACAACAGTACCCGCGGTCTGGACAGCGCCAACGCAATCGAGTTTTGCAAGACACTCCGTCTGCAGACAAGGCTCTTCCAGACCACGGCATGCGTAAGTATCTATCAGGCACCGCAATCGGCATACGACATGTTTGATAAAGCTGTCGTTTTGTACGAAGGTTATCAGATTTACTTTGGTCCCGCCGACGAGGCCAAGCAGTACTTTGTAAACCTGGGTTTCGAGTGCCCTGCTCGCGCCACTACTCCCGATTTCTTGACTTCCATGACAGCGCCACACGAGCGTATTGTGCGTCCCGGCTTCGAGGGCAAGGCCCCGAGGACACCCGAGGAATTCGCCATCGCCTGGGAAAACAGCGCCGAATACACGGCACTTCAAGCCGACATTGAGGAGTACAAGAGTTCGCATCCTATCAACGGCCCTGATGCCGAGGCATTCCGCAAGTCCAGGGCGGCTCAGCAAGGCCGCGGTCAGAGGCCCAACAGCCCTTACACTTTGTCCTTTTACCAGCAGACCAAGCTATGCCTCTGGCGTGGATGGAAGCGTCTGCTGGGTGATCCCACCCTCACGGTCGGCGCACTGTTTGCCAATACCCTCATGGCACTGGTTATCTCGAGTATCTTCTTCAACCTGCAAATGACGACATCCAGCTTCTTCCAGCGGGGTGCTCTTCTCTTCTTTGCCTGTCTGCTCAACGGATTCGCTGCTGCTCTCGAG ATCTTGATCCTCTTCGCCCAACGTCCCATTGTCGAAAAACACGATCGTTACGCCTTGTACCATCCGTCCGCAGAAGCCGTGGCCTCGATGCTTTGCGATATGCCCTACAAAGTCTTCAACGCCATCGTATTCAACCTCGTGCTCTACTTCATGGCCAATCTGCGTAGAGAACCAGGAGCGTTTTTCTTCTACCTCCTGATCTCATTTGCGACCGTTCTGGCCATGTCCATGATGTTCCGTACCATCGCTTCCATGTCTCGTTCGCTTTCTCAGGCAATGGTACCGGCTGCGGCAATCATCTTGATCCTCATCATTTTCACCGGATTCGTCATCCCGCTCGACTACATGCTGCCATGGTGTCGATGGCTCAACTACATTGACATCTTGGCATATTCTTTCGAGTCGCTGCTGATCAATGAGTTTGCCGGGCAACGTTACACCTGTACCGAGTTTGTTCCGCGAGCAGAGTTTCCCGGCTACGGTGATCTCTCGGGGACCAACAGGGTCTGTCAAGCCGTGGGCTCTGTTGCTGGTCAACCATTCGTCAAGGGTGAGGATTACCTCTACAGCTCTTTCAGGTATGAATCGGCCAACAAGTGGCGAAACTTTGGCATCCTGATTGCTTTTAtgatcttcttcttgttcacGTACATGGTTGCGGCCGAGAATGTGCGAGAGAAAAAGTCCAAGGGCGAGGTGCTCGTGTTCCGCCGTGGACAAAGGCCTGCTGCTATCAAGGATGCCAAGACGGACCCCGAGGCTGGGCCACCCAAGGTTGGCGGCGCAGTTGTGGCTGCCAACATGACGGGAGAGAATGCCGGTTTCATCCAGAGGCAAACGAGCACTTTTGGTTGGAGGGATGTCTGCTATGAAGTTCAGATCAAGAAGGAGACGAGACGCATCCTTGACCACGTTGATGGTTGGGTGAAGCCCGGAACTTTGACAG CGTTGATGGGTGTTTCTGGCGCTGGAAAGACGACTCTGCTCGACTGCTTGGCAGACCGAACTTCGATGGGAGTCATCACGGGCGAAATGCTCGTAGACGGCCACCAGCGAGACGCTTCCTTCCAACGCAAAACGGGTTACGTTCAGCAGCAAGATCTCCATTTGCAAACGACGACAGTTCGTGAGGCATTGAACTTTAGTGCCCTGCTCCGCCAACCCGCCCATGTACCCCGCGCCGAAAAGCTCGCTTATGTTGACGAAGTGATCCGACTTCTTGATATGCAAGAGTATGCCGATGCTGTCGTCGGTGTCCCTGGAGAAGGTTTGAACGTAGAACAGAGGAAGCGCTTGACTATCGGAGTGGAACTCGCAGCCAAGCCCCCTCTGTTGCTATTTGTTGACG AGCCAACTTCGGGATTGGATTCGCAAACCTCATGGGCTATCCTGGACCTGCTCGAAAAGCTCACCAAGAGCGGACAAGCAATTCTCTGCACTATCCACCAGCCGTCCGCCATGCTATTCCAACGTTTCGACCGGCTCTTGTTCCTAGCCAAGGGCGGAAAAACGGTTTACTTTGGCGATATTGGCGAAAACTCCAAGATCATGACGGACTACTTTGAGCGCAATGGTGGCTTCCCCTGCCCCCACGATGCGAACCCGGCCGAATGGATGTTGGAGGTTATTGGAGCATCGCCAGGAACTACGTCAGACATCGACTGGCACCAGGCATGGCGGGAGAGTCCCGAGTGTGCCGACGTCCACGCAGAGCTGGACCGACTCAAGGAGCAGGTTCCAAACACGCCACCCCCGACTGAGGACAAAGCCAGCTACCGCGAGTTTGCAGCGCCGTTCCACCAACAGATATACGCCGTGACTCACCGTGTTTTCCAGCAGTACTGGCGCACTCCGTCCTACATATACGCCAAGGCAGCGCTCTGTGCCGTCACGGCCTTGTTCATCGGGTTTGTCTTTTACGACGCGCCCAACACACAACAAGGCCTGCAGAACCAGATGTTTGCCATCTTCAACATCCTTACAGTCTTTGGCCAGCTTGTGCAGCAGACAATGCCGCACTTTGTCATCCAGCGTGACTTGTATGAGGTCAGAGAGAGGCCGAGCAAGGTCTACTCGTGGAAGGTTTTCATGCTGTCACAGATCATCGTCGAAATCCCTTGGAACTCATTGATGGCTGTCATCATGTTCTTTTGTTGGTACTACCCCGTTGGCCTCGAGAGAAACGCCATCTTGGCCGACCAGGTCACCGAGCGCGGCGCTCTGGCATTCCTGTACCTGTGGGGTTTCTTGATCTTCACATCGACCTTTACCGACCTGATGATTGCCGGTTTCGAGACGGCCGAGGCTGGTGGCAACATTGCGAACCTGTTCTTCTCCCTTTGTCTCATCTTCTGTGGTGTGCTTGCGAACCCGGACACCATGCCGAGATTCTGGATTTTCATGTATCGCGTCTCGCCATTCACCTACATCGTGTCTGGCCTGTTATCCGTCGCCGTGGCAAACAGCGAGGTTCGGTGTGCGAGCAACGAGTTCCTTCATTTCGACCCCTTGAATGGGACATGCGCAGAGTTTATGAGAAACTACATCAACGGCACGACCATCCCCGGCTTGGGGAGAATTCCAGGCGCTGGGGGTTACCTGCGCCCGGACACGGAATCGTCGAGGTCCAACTGCGCCTTCTGCCCCATCAAGGATACCAACATCTTCCTTCAGGGCGCACACGCCAACTACAACGACCGGTGGAGGAATTTTGGGCTCATCTTTGTATACATTATTTTCAACATCATCGCCGCCCTCTTTGTATACTGGGCTGTGCGTGTGCCCAAGAAGAAGCTCGGTGGCAAGGATGCCGCTGCTGGTGTGGGTGCGGGTGCGGGCGCTGCAAGAGCGAGCGCTAGCAACGAGAAGGGCAAGATGCAACGAGAAAAGGGCGAGGTGGAGGGCCTGACGACTGCCGTTCTGGGGACGAGCGTTGCTGGCAGTGATGCGCcaatgacgacgacgacggaggGCGAGGGCGAAAGGgcgaagcggagaaccagTGGTGATGAAGTTGTGAGGTGA
- a CDS encoding fungal cellulose binding domain-containing protein — protein sequence MKFTIATSILAAIPLASAHYTFGGLVHNGASVGRDWQYVREHTRTYMPTFKDEAATSNDFRCNKGAGSGAKTDVFTVKPGDSLGLRQAFDPSGMKHPGPAQVYVSLAPGSVKTYDGSGDWIKVHQSLLCKDPLVARDLQYDGWCMYGENKIEFEVPETLPDGEYLVRAEHIAIHGAHDGKAEFYYSCAQVRIQGSNATALPAGAETAKIPGVYKTDDAAINFSVWGGKTSYPLIPGIAVAPGGTVRGSADGKSKAIVKVAGGSSGASPAPVPAVSAAAASSSSSTAAASTAAATTPAATAPASTLATSVVVSSTAATTTATTAEAVTTATSTASTLPATEPKPTEPAGPACKGGHRGRRHRFRGPFRG from the coding sequence ATGAAGTTCACCATCGCCACCTCGATCCTGGCCGCCATCCCCCTGGCGAGCGCGCACTACACCTTTGGCGGGCTCGTGCACAACGGGGCCAGCGTCGGGCGGGACTGGCAGTACGTGCGCGAGCACACGCGCACCTACATGCCGACCTTCAAGGACGAGGCGGCCACGTCCAACGACTTCCGCTGCAACAAGGGCGCCGGCTCGGGGGCCAAGACGGACGTCTTCACCGTCAAGCCGGGCGACAGCCTCGGGCTCAGGCAGGCCTTTGACCCCAGCGGGATGAAGCACCCGGGGCCCGCGCAGGTGTACGTGTCGCTCGCCCCCGGGTCCGTCAAGACGTACGACGGCTCGGGCGACTGGATCAAGGTCCACCAGTCGCTGCTCTGCAAGGACCCCCTCGTGGCCCGCGACCTGCAGTACGACGGCTGGTGCATGTACGGCGAGAACAAGATCGAGTTCGAGGTGCCCGAGACCCTGCCCGACGGCGAGTACCTGGTGCGCGCCGAGCACATCGCCATCCACGGCGCCCACGACGGCAAGGCCGAGTTCTACTACTCGTGCGCCCAGGTCCGCATCCAGGGCTCCAACGCCACCGCCCTGCCCGCCGGCGCAGAGACCGCCAAGATCCCCGGCGTCTACAAGaccgacgacgccgccatCAACTTTAGCGTCTGGGGCGGCAAGACCTCCTACCCGCTGATTCCCGGCATCGCCGTCGCCCCGGGCGGTACAGTCAGGGGTAGCGCCGACGGCAAGAGCAAGGCCATCGTCAAGGTCGCCGGTGGTAGCTCTGGTGCCTCGCCTGCCCCTGTCCCCGCCgtatctgctgctgctgcttcttcttcctcttccacCGCTGCCGCGTCTACCGCAGCTGCCACCACCCCGGCTGCCACCGCCCCGGCCTCGACCCTGGCCACCAGCGTGGTCGTCAGCTctaccgccgccaccaccactgcCACAACCGCCGAGGCCGTCACCACTGCCACCAGCACCGCCTCGACTCTGCCCGCCACCGAGCCCAAGCCCACCGAGCCCGCCGGCCCTGCCTGCAAGGGTGGTCACcgtggccgccgccaccgcttcCGCGGTCCTTTCCGCGGCTAA